The window TAGGTCAGATGGCAGCAGGTATTAGCCATGAGATTCGAAATCCCATGACAACAGTACGAGGATTTTTGCAACTATTAAGTAACGAGAGCGAATTCGAAAAACATAATGATTACTTTAGCGTAATGATCGAAGAACTTGACCGTGCCAATTCTATTATTACTGAATTTCTTTCTATAGGTAATACAAAGACATCCGATTTACAGATGTTAGATTTAAATTCTATTATTCGAGATATTACTCCTTTAATAAAGATAGATACATTTAATCAAAACAAATTTATTCAATTTAATCTGAAAGACATTCCAGATTTACTTTTAAATCGTAACGAAATACGACAATTGATAATAAATCTATACCGTAATGGCTTAGAAGCAATGAGCACAGGTAAGGTACTATTCATCAGTACATACAAGGAAGATGAAAATTGTGTAGTTCTTGCAATACGGGATGAAGGAGAAGGTATCAGTCCTGCAATAGTAGAGAAAGTGGGTACTCCATTTTATACGACTAAAGATAATGGCACTGGCTTAGGGCTGGGCATATGCTATGCCATAGCTGCACGTCATAATGCAAAAATTGAAATTCAAACAGGATCTGAAGGAACAACTTTTCTTATAAAATTTACTTATAGATGAAAAAGTGAAACTCTACTTTAGTGTTGAATATTAGCAAGATATGCAACCTTTTTTACGTACATAACTTTTTTGTTAATAAGGTATTTAAAGAAAGGGGTATCGACCCTTGTGGTGAAGCAGGAGAGTTCCATACTACAGTTATAAGTGGGCCACTTTTTAAACAATAGTTAAAGGTTAAAAATGGAAAGGCTACGTCAAAAGGGGACTATATGTATCTATCATTAGAACGGTGAACCGTAATAAAAGTAAGTGCGGTTTTAAATGCTTTGCCTTTGCCCGATAGCATACTTAAAATAAAAGGTCGTTCCACTCAAAAGTTGTGTGGAACGACCTTTTCATATTAACTTTCATTCTTTGTCGTAAAATCAGGTACGAGCCAGTAAATGAGCAATCCAGCAATTGTCGCGTAGGCGATACCATGAGCATATCCAATTCCGATGATAAAGATAACTGCGACAATGACTAAATTTTTCATATTCGCCAGATTAACTTTTTCCTCAATGATATGACGGATTCCCATGCCTGCGATCATACCGAATAACAAGATACAGATGCCGCCCATCACGGCAACTGGAATGGATTGGATAGCAGCTCCAACTTTACCGAACAGACCTAGAATAATCGCAAGAACAGCAGCACCTTGAATGATTCTACTGGAAAATTGGCGTGTGATGGCTAAAACGCCGAGGTTTTCTGCGTAAGTCGTTTGTGCAGGCCCGCCGATGAAACCGGAGATTAATGTTGCAAGACCATTCCCCCATAGGATGCTTGAAAACCCAGGGTCCTTTGTGACGTCTTTACCTGTAATCTCTTTTAGTACAAACATATGTCCAAGGTCTTCGATGATTGTAACCAAGGCAATCGGCGCCATCCCGAGGATAACGACCCACGTGAATTCTGGCATTACGAATTGTGGAAGTGCAAACACTGGAGCATTGGCAATGGTACCAAAATCAACTAATCCACGCACCGCGGCATATATATAACCTACTCCAAGACCAATGATGAGCGGGAAAAGGCGGATCATCTTAGTACCTGCAAGCGTAGCAAAGATTGCTGCAAGAAGGCTGACGATAGCTACATCCCAATTGACAGCAGCCATGTTGGTCACCGCCGTGGTTGCAAGTGCAAGACCGATGATGCTTACAACTGGTCCAACAACAACTGGAGGAATTACTTTTCGGACTTTTTCAAAACCTACATATGAAATGATAATAGATACAATGGCATAAACAATGGAAACACTAATAAGTCCTGCAACCGCCTGACCGGGGGAATTTAACTCTCCTACATACAATGCTAGTGGAGCAATGAAAGCGAAAGATGAGCCTAAATAAGTGGGAACCTTTCCTCGGGTAATAAGATGGAAAATCAATGTTCCTACACCACTGGCAACAAGTGCACTTCCTGGATCAAGACCAGTTAGTGCTGGAACTAAAACGGTCGCACCAAACATCGCAAACAAATGCTGTAATGATAATGGTATCGCTTTCAAAAAACCGTTCAAATATGTCCCTCCCATTTACAAATTTTAATACATGATATTTCACCTATTCAATATTTAGAATAAAACTGAATAATATTTTGTGATTACTGTAAATGAAGATTTTGCAAGGAGGGTAAAATACAACTCCTCATCTTTACTAGGAAAATATACCCCTCATTTTAATACAATGCGGAGTAGCTTGGATGCTGGTAATCGCTTGATACACAAGCTTTGCTGTTTTTTGTGCACCTACACTATTGCCAACGATTGCGCGATTAAACAGATCGACAAATAGGCATTCGTTCTTCAATTAAAGCGGAAATTTAGCAAAAAACAGGGCTGATTCTACACGTTTCGTAGATCAAGCCCTGTTTTCATTTTACTTATTTCTTATTTTAATAGTTTTTGAAATCTGCACTTGCACGATTCACCATTGCTGCAATTTGCGCTCTTAGTACAAAATCATCAGGTGAAAAGCCACCGACTTCATTACCTTTTATAATTCCATTACTGCTTAGTTTTAAAATATCAGAATATGCCCAATGTCCTTTTGGTACATCATAAAAAGGGGACTCAATCGTATTGCTAGTTGGGTAATCGACTATTCTCGATAAAATTGCTGCCAATTGCGCTCTTGTAATACGTGTATTTGGCTCAAATACATGTGGATTTGTTCCATTTACAATATTATATTTATTTGCTAGTTCAATAGCTTGTTTTGCCCAGTGATTTGCAGGAACATCAGTAAAATAATTAGGGATCGCTTCATTTTTGGCATCTAAACCGATTGCTTTTATAAGAATTGTAACCGCTTGTGCTCTTGTTAAATTACCATTTGGGTCGAAATTGTATTCGTTTTTACCGTTAATCCATCCTTTATTAAAAAGAGACATGATATCTTTTTCAGCCCAATGATTTTCTGAATCAATAAAATGATGTTCTCCATTTGCCCAAGCCGAATAGAACTTCCAAATGCCGCTTGTTGCTTGATTTAAATCCCAACTACCAGAGCCTCTTAAATTGTACTTCTCTACTAATCTTAATTTATATTTTAAAGACAAATCATTTTCATACCAAATTGTGTAATTCCCTGGTACTAGTTTTTTTCCACCAATAGTAGTGGGGGAATCACTGCTTTTCACAGTAAATTTGGCATATGCTGATTTTTTGGCATTATCAAAATAAAATTTCCCATTATGGTTATTCACAATGCCTGCTATCGCTTTATTCGGAACACCATCCCCAACGACTGTCATGGCATCGTTCCAAATTCGACCATAAAAAGGAAGGCCTAGAACGATTTTTTTAGAATCAACACCTTGGTTTAATAAGGATTGAATCGATTTTTCAACAAAAGGTAAGCTAGCAACAGGACCTTCAGGACCGCCATTCCAGCTTTCATCATAGGCCATTACCATTAAGTAATCGCTGTATTCACTTAATTTTACATAATCATAAGACCCGTGCCATCCTGTTGTATAATTATTTGGGTTGGCTGCAACTGCGATAGATATAATCTTATCATTCGGCAATTTTTCATGTAATAAGCGAATGAAATCAGTAAATGCATCTTTATCTGTATAGTTTAAATTCTCTATATCTATGTCGATACCATCTAAATTATTTTTTATAATAGAATCGGCAATTTGAGAAGTTAATCTTTCTCTATTTTGCATTGCTATTTGAGCTAAATTTCGATCCCAATGGTTTGAAATGAATGGAACAACTTTTAACCCTCTTTTGTGTACTTGATCTATGAAACTTTTATCAATGGAAGATTTTAAACTACCGTCAGCGTTTAATTCATAGAATCCTGGCGTAACCGTATTGATTGCACCGTATGTTTTATCGATATTTTTTAAAGAGGTATTCGAATCTGCGCCATATAAATAAGACATATGGACGTCATCGATTGAGGCAACCGTACTAAGTGGAGCGGCGAATAATGTAGTGAACAGAATGGGTATGAGAAAATATTTATTTATTTTTTTTTTCATCTATAGTCTTCTTTCCTTATGAGAGTTTTAATCTATCTTATTATCTATTATTCGAGTCGACCATATCAATAATGAAAATATGGATTCGTTGAGTTATTTTGTAAGTATTTGATATTGAGCACTTCACGGGATAGTTATCTGAATGTTGAATCTCTAGTTTTATATAATGGAAGTAAAATATCGTATTTTTACAATCGATAAATCAGACCATTGAAGGAGGAGTTTTTTGGCTGAACAATATCCAATTTTGCAAGATGCAGAACCGTTTAATGCAGAAGGTAACAATGTAGGGATTTTAATTTCTCATGGTTTTACTGGATCACCGCAAAGCATGCGTCCTCTATGTGAAGCTTATGAGGCAGCCGGTTATTCTGTCTGTAGTCCGTTATTGAAAGGGCATAGCACGCATTATGAGGATATGGCCAAACAACCTATCAGGACTGGATTCATTCGATTGAAGTGGGCTATCAATGGCTTCAGGAACATTGCGATACCATTTTTGTCACAGGTCTTTCGATTTTTTGGCGTTTATTAAAAAGGTATTAACTTAAGTGTAAGCGTAACAAAAATCGCCATTCTTCTTTAATCAGAAGGGTGGCGAATTTTTTTCTATTTAATGCGATAATTTTCATTCAGAGACGGATAAAATCATGGAACTGTGTTTAGCAACATGAACTTAAATTCTTTGTGAAATAGAATTTGTTCACTTTCTCTGCAATAGTTTTAATTATATTAATATCAATCGTACATAAATATTACATGTATGGAAAATGAGAAAATTGGACACAAGCATTAATTTCTTACATTACAATCATTATATTGTAGAAAAAACACCATTTCTGCTATTTGTTAATAATTTTCAACTGCGAAATGACGTTTTTCTCTTTATATAGAAATTTATATTGCAATCATTCGTGATAATGATTATCATTCACAATATAAATAAATTCGGAAGTAGGTATATTACATGAAATATAAATCATTATTATCAGTATTAATCGCAGGTGGCATTTTAATGACAGGTTGTAGTAATACAGAAAAAGTAGAAAAAGACACGGCGCCAGTAACAGAGCAAGCAAAATTAGAGGAAGTGGATTTAACGAATGAACTAACAGCGTATAAAGATTTCGCATTAGAGCAAATGGATCAATTCCTAATGGAAACAGAAAACTTTGTTAATCTTTTCAAAGCAGGTGACATTGAAGGGGCAAAAGCAGCCTATGCACCAGCACGAATGTATTTCGAACGTTCTGAGCCTATTGCTGAGAGCTTCGGTGACCTAGACCCACGTATTGACGGACGTTTAGCAGATATTCAAGAAGAGGGTAAAGGCGAAGAAGAGTGGACGGGTTATCACAAATTAGAATTCGCACTTTGGGAAGAAAACACGACTTCTGGTTACGAAGCCATTGCTGACCAATTATTAGCAGATGCGAAAGAATTACATGCACTTGTTCAAACAGTAGAAGTTACGCCAGATTTGATGATTACAGGAGCAGTTGACTTACTAAATGAAGTATCAACTTCTAAAATTACGGGTGAAGAAGAAATTTATTCACATACTGACCTTTACGATTTTAAAGCAAATATTGAAGGAGCAGAAAAAATCTTTGAAATCCTTCGCTCGAAATTAGAAGCAAAAGATAAAGAGTTAGTAGCTACTTTAGATGAAAACTTCAAAGCAGTGGATGATTTACTAGCACTACATGCTACCGCTGAGGGTGGCTACATTTCTTAT is drawn from Solibacillus sp. R5-41 and contains these coding sequences:
- a CDS encoding glycosyl hydrolase family 18 protein, with translation MKKKINKYFLIPILFTTLFAAPLSTVASIDDVHMSYLYGADSNTSLKNIDKTYGAINTVTPGFYELNADGSLKSSIDKSFIDQVHKRGLKVVPFISNHWDRNLAQIAMQNRERLTSQIADSIIKNNLDGIDIDIENLNYTDKDAFTDFIRLLHEKLPNDKIISIAVAANPNNYTTGWHGSYDYVKLSEYSDYLMVMAYDESWNGGPEGPVASLPFVEKSIQSLLNQGVDSKKIVLGLPFYGRIWNDAMTVVGDGVPNKAIAGIVNNHNGKFYFDNAKKSAYAKFTVKSSDSPTTIGGKKLVPGNYTIWYENDLSLKYKLRLVEKYNLRGSGSWDLNQATSGIWKFYSAWANGEHHFIDSENHWAEKDIMSLFNKGWINGKNEYNFDPNGNLTRAQAVTILIKAIGLDAKNEAIPNYFTDVPANHWAKQAIELANKYNIVNGTNPHVFEPNTRITRAQLAAILSRIVDYPTSNTIESPFYDVPKGHWAYSDILKLSSNGIIKGNEVGGFSPDDFVLRAQIAAMVNRASADFKNY
- a CDS encoding solute carrier family 23 protein, which translates into the protein MNGFLKAIPLSLQHLFAMFGATVLVPALTGLDPGSALVASGVGTLIFHLITRGKVPTYLGSSFAFIAPLALYVGELNSPGQAVAGLISVSIVYAIVSIIISYVGFEKVRKVIPPVVVGPVVSIIGLALATTAVTNMAAVNWDVAIVSLLAAIFATLAGTKMIRLFPLIIGLGVGYIYAAVRGLVDFGTIANAPVFALPQFVMPEFTWVVILGMAPIALVTIIEDLGHMFVLKEITGKDVTKDPGFSSILWGNGLATLISGFIGGPAQTTYAENLGVLAITRQFSSRIIQGAAVLAIILGLFGKVGAAIQSIPVAVMGGICILLFGMIAGMGIRHIIEEKVNLANMKNLVIVAVIFIIGIGYAHGIAYATIAGLLIYWLVPDFTTKNES
- the efeO gene encoding iron uptake system protein EfeO, encoding MKYKSLLSVLIAGGILMTGCSNTEKVEKDTAPVTEQAKLEEVDLTNELTAYKDFALEQMDQFLMETENFVNLFKAGDIEGAKAAYAPARMYFERSEPIAESFGDLDPRIDGRLADIQEEGKGEEEWTGYHKLEFALWEENTTSGYEAIADQLLADAKELHALVQTVEVTPDLMITGAVDLLNEVSTSKITGEEEIYSHTDLYDFKANIEGAEKIFEILRSKLEAKDKELVATLDENFKAVDDLLALHATAEGGYISYEELTEENTKALATAVNQLGEPLSQMGIILE